The sequence TACGGAACAGGGTCACCAGAATTGCGAGGCCGATCGCCGCTTCCGCCGCCGCTACCGTCAGCACGAAGAAAACGAAGATCTGGCCATGCACGTCGCCGAGGTAATGCGAGAACGCGACGAAATTGGTGTTCACCGCCAGCAGCATCAGTTCGATCGCCATCAGGATGATGATCACGTTGCGGCGGTTCAGGAAAATGCCGACGATGCTGATCGCAAACAGGATCGCGCCGAGGACAAGGTAATGGGCAAGGGTCAACATGATTTCTATCTCCTGTCCGCTCAGCTGTTCTTGGCCGCTGCCGAGTCGGCTGCTGCTGCCGCCGCTGCTGTTGCTGCAGCCGCGGCTTCTTCCGCCGCGACGGTTGCCGCGGTCTTTTCCGACTTCATCTTCACGATACGCACACGGTCCTTGGCACGCACCTTGACCTGTTCGCTGACGTTCTGGCGTTTGCTGTCTTTCTTATGGTTCGTGGTCAGCGCGACTGCCGCGATGATTGCGACCAGCAGCACGAGGCCGGCGACTTCGAACGCGAAG is a genomic window of Paraburkholderia bryophila containing:
- the nuoK gene encoding NADH-quinone oxidoreductase subunit NuoK, whose translation is MLTLAHYLVLGAILFAISIVGIFLNRRNVIIILMAIELMLLAVNTNFVAFSHYLGDVHGQIFVFFVLTVAAAEAAIGLAILVTLFRSLDTINVEDLDQLKG